DNA from Petropleomorpha daqingensis:
CGCCATGACGCACGACCCGTGGCTCGCCGATCTCCTGCTCGACCGCACCGGCATGCTCTCCGACGCCGACATCGCGCAGGAGCTCGCGGCGACGCTGGCCGCGCGCGATCCGTCCCTGGCCGGCCACGGGATCGCGACGCAGGCGCTGCTGGACGCTCTCGACCAGAGCTGGGAACGCGGCTGGCAGCCGGCCGACGTCGTGCACAACGCCCGGCGGGCGCTCACGGCCGGGGCCGTGCCGCTGGCCGTCGCGCTGATCGGCGAGCACGCCCGGCGCAGCGACGCCGTGCTGCGCGCGCCCGACGCCTGGGTCGACCAGCTGCGCGAGCTGGGCGCGCTGGAGCCCGGGGACCCTGCCGTGGTGCACACCTGGCACCGGTCCGAGCGCCGGTCGGCGGCCGAGGCGTGGCGGATCGTGCTGCAGCTCGTCGGAGCGCTGCGCGGGGCGTTCCGGATCGAGACGCTGGTGCCACCGCCGTCGCAATGGGGTCCGCCGCGGTCGCGTCCGGCCGGGGAGCAGACGGCGGGCGACGAGCGCGTGCTGCGGCGGATCCGCGGGCTGCTGGCGAAGGCCGAGTCGACGGAGTTCCCGGAGGAGGCCGAGGCGCTGACCGCCAAGGCGCAGGAGCTGATGACCCGGTACGCGGTCGACGCCGCCCTGCTCGACACCGGGGCCTCGCCGTCCGACGGCGTCGGGACCCGGCGGGTGCACGTCGCCGACCCCTACGTGCGCGCCAAGATGCAACTCCTCGCCGCCGTCGCCGAGGCCAACGACGTCCGGCTGGTCTGGTACGCGAGCCTCGGGATCGCCAACCTCGTCGGCCTGCCGGCCGACGTGGCCGCCGTCGAGCTGCTGTTCACCTCGCTCCTGCTGCAGGTCGCGCAGGCGATGTCCGCGGCCGAGCGGGCGCAGGGACGGCGGTCTGCGTCCCGGTCGTTCCGGCGGTCCTTCCTGCTCGGCTACGCGCACCGGATCGGTGAGCGGCTGCAGACGGCGCGGCAGCGGGCCACCGCCGCGGCGGCCGCCGAGCACGGTGTCGATCTGCTGCCTGTGCTGCGGTCGCGGCGCGAGGCGGTGGGGAAGGCGACGGCCGAGCTCTTCCCGCGCGTGCGCAGCAGCCGGAGCAGGGCGTCGGTGGATGCCGGTGGCTGGTTCGCGGGCCGGGAGGCGGCCGAGCGCGCCGACGTGGGCCACCGCCGGTCCTCGCTGCGCTGACGTTCCCGCGGGAACGCCGCAACGCGCTGACCTGCACTCTTGTCGGCAGGCAGCGGTAGCGTTCGAACATGAGTTCGAGTGACAGAGATGTTCCGATCGAGGAGCTGGCGGCGGCGATCACGGCCGGTGCCGTTCGGCTGGCCGCGG
Protein-coding regions in this window:
- a CDS encoding DUF2786 domain-containing protein, which gives rise to MTHDPWLADLLLDRTGMLSDADIAQELAATLAARDPSLAGHGIATQALLDALDQSWERGWQPADVVHNARRALTAGAVPLAVALIGEHARRSDAVLRAPDAWVDQLRELGALEPGDPAVVHTWHRSERRSAAEAWRIVLQLVGALRGAFRIETLVPPPSQWGPPRSRPAGEQTAGDERVLRRIRGLLAKAESTEFPEEAEALTAKAQELMTRYAVDAALLDTGASPSDGVGTRRVHVADPYVRAKMQLLAAVAEANDVRLVWYASLGIANLVGLPADVAAVELLFTSLLLQVAQAMSAAERAQGRRSASRSFRRSFLLGYAHRIGERLQTARQRATAAAAAEHGVDLLPVLRSRREAVGKATAELFPRVRSSRSRASVDAGGWFAGREAAERADVGHRRSSLR